In Pan paniscus chromosome 1, NHGRI_mPanPan1-v2.0_pri, whole genome shotgun sequence, the DNA window atcaatGAACTTGAGTACAGATCAAAAGAATTTGCTCATTCTGAGCAAAAGGCAGAAAATagactgaaacaaaaataaaaacagagcctCAGAAACCTCTGGAAGCATAGCAAAAGACCCAATATTTGTATGATTAGAGTCCCAgaagtggggggaaaaaaaggatctgaaagaatatgcaaagaaaaatTGGCTGACAAGCCCCCAAATTTGCCAAAAGACATAAATCTACTGATTTTAAAAGGTGAGACTATCTCAAATAGGATAAACCCAAATAAGTTAACACCAAGTCATATTACAAATAAATTGctgaaaaatagacaaagaaaaaatactgaaagcaGTTAGATAGAAATAATCTATTACCTATAGGGCAAcgccacttttctttttcttttttgcaaacaTATTGAGTTTATTTTGAGTTTACTGAGTTTATTGCAGAACTGTAATAGGAAATGGGAttgtataaaaaaaaagagatggagacaAAACTGGATGAGGGTTTCATACTGGATGTCCCATCCACAAGCCTCAGCAGCCCACCCACGGATCTGCCTGATTCTTTCGCATCAAGAAGTTGATCTTGTGAGCCATTTCCATACTGTAGATCCGCCGGCACTTTTCATAGCTTTCCCTCTGTCGCCGGCCGCATGGCTTCTCATAATACCGCTGAAACTTAATGTCCTCAGTGAGCCCATCCGTAGTGAGGATTCTGTTTAGGGTCCTCTATGCACCTTCCACGTTCCTTTCCTATACCATCACAGTCCTGGTGATGAACTTCAGATGTTTTGCCATGAACTTAGGTTTAAATCTCCATTCTGCAGAGCCACAAAGACCCGTTGCCAGGCATGGAAAGGACAGGGATGGCAAGGAGGCACCACAGGATGCCAACAACCACACACAGTTCCAAAAGGGCTTGGGTTGGGAGCTgggaaagttctctttgttggtCTTTGGAAAAGGGAGCAAAAGCCTGCAAACCTGCCTTCCTGCCGAGCCGGCCTTCCTTCCCCCAAACCCTGCACCCAGCACCACTTTACAATGATAGCAGATTTCTCATTTGAAACCATGGGGTGCAGAAAAAAAAGTTGTGTAGAATTTTTCAAGTTCCATGagaaaagaactgtcaaccaTGAATTCCACATTGAATAAAACTACTTATCAGGAATGAATGTGCAATAAACACATTCTcaaaggaaaaccaaaagaaattgTCACTAGCATACCTACCCTCATAGAATGGCTAAAGAAAGCTCTGTAAacctaaataaaatgatttttttaaaaaagaaagactctTCAGGCCTAAGGTGGAGAGGACAAACAATGGAGAATAGACACATGAGTAAACACAATGGAGTATCCTTCTTttcatgagtttttaaaattatatgtaatgattaaaataaaaattataacaccATCTGATCCTCAAAACAAGGATATTTTAAAGTGAAGAaggcgaaaaaaaaaaaacctaaatagaAGTGAAATTCCTACACTTCACTTGAAGTGGTAAAATACTGAAACCAATAGGCTGTGATCAGTCATACCCAGAGCAATCACTATGAAAATTACACAgagcaatatatttaaaaacactatACAGAAATCAAGATGAAATCCTAAAAATAGTCAACTAATTCATAggaagtaaagagaaagaaaggaatcaaacagaaaacacataataaaatCATAGAGCTAAGCCCTACAATATTAATAATTACTTAAAcataaatggtctaaatacatcaattaaaaggcagaaattggCAAGATGAATTAAAAAAGCATGACCCAACAATTTGCTGTTTGATATGCTGTTTACAAGAAAACCATTTCAAATTTAATGACATAAATGGGTTGGAAATATAAGGGTGGAAAAATATATGCtgtgtaaatataatttttttaaaggcaggaatGGCTATAACAATATCAAATGAACTAGATTTCAAAGCAAGaaaagaatatgagaaaaaaaatcattgcctaatgataaaaggatcagcACACCAGGAAGACATAATGACCCTAAATGTGTATATATCAAACAACAGAGCCTCAAAATACGTGAAGAAAAATTGatagaactgaaagaagaaagagacaaatCCATAATTATAGGTGGGGACTTTAACACCTCTCCTCTAAACAAGTAATGGACTGCTAGACAGTGCTATTCTGTATCAGTAAGGATATACAAAATGTGAACAACACCATCAGTCAATGGGATTTAATTGACATACATAGAAATCGCCTCTAAACAATAGCAGAACacatgttgttttttaatttttattcaggcaaccatggaacatttaccaagatagatTGTATCCTGTgccaaaaaacaaaccccaacaaatttgaaataatttgaattatttgaaattatacaGAATGTGTTCTCTAATCATAATGGCatcaaactgaaaatcaataacagaaagacaagagaaaaatttctaaacagaaattaaacaattcaattcttatttctaaataatccatagGTCAAAAAGGATgtcaaaaaggaattttaaaaatacacagaacagTATTAAGATGGAAGTATGGCATATCAAAATATGTGGGATGCAGCTACTAAAGCACTATTGAGAGTTAAATTTATAATGCTTacatattagaaaaaagaaaaggtcttaaatcagtaataaaacttCCTACCTCAAGAAgctagaaaaacataaataaatttaaaaaacagaaaataaacccaaagcaaacagaaataaggatataaaaaagaacagaaatcaataaaattgcaaataggaaaacagagaaaataaaggaaaccaaaagctatttttttaaaaaaaaatcagtaaaattgataaacctgtaAAAAGGTGGACATAAAAGGGGAGAAAAGATATAAATAGTCAAAATTAGgaataaaacagagaaatcaTTACAGATTCTGTAGCCATTAAAAGAGTAATAAGGCAATATTATGAGCAACATTATGCTCAGAAGTTCAACAGAAAAATCAGCAATATAGAAGATCCGATCACTACAATCATCCAACATGATCTAATTGACATATATAGAAATACTCCATCCAACGACAGCAAAATacacaatttttagaaaaaaaaggacCAATCCCTTGAAATCCACAAATTGCCGAAAATAAGTATTCTTGATAGTCTTATAACAATACTGAAATTAAATTTGCAATTCAAAAGATCCAGAAAATGGAATCTCCAGGATCAGCTGATTTCCCTGAATATGTCTACtacatatttaaagaataattaacatCAATTTTACATactctcttccagaaaatagaaaattaagaaacattttccaacttattttatgaggtcaATACTACCTTGATcataaaaccagacaaagacagtacaaaaaaaaaaaaagagagagagaaagaaaactatagaccaataacTTTCATGAACTTAGAAgcaaaaaagtcataaaatattagcaaactgaaaaaaaatacaccaagtgggatttatttcagatgtgcaagtctggttcaatatttgaaaatgaacCACTGCAATCTACCACATCAATAGGCTAAATAAGAAACTTACATGATAAATCAATTGCAGAAAATGCATCTGACCAAATGCAATACCCATTTATGGTTAAAAACTCTTAGCAAGTTAGGAGTAGAGAGGAACTACTTCAACTTGAAAAAGAGCATCTATAAAAATTCATAGctaatggtaaaagactgaatgctttccctctAAAATGGTGAATGAAGCAAGACGTCTGCTCTCACAACTCGTACTCAACACAGTAAAATAAACAGCATGTGTattgtaaaggaagaaataacaccAGTCCTCTTTGCAGATGGCATAATTGTCCATGCAGACAATGCCCtggaatctacaaaaagaaaattcctaGATCTCATAGGTGAGTTAAACAAAGTCTCACTATACACAATCAACAACCAAGAAACAATCATATTTTTATGTTCTAGCTCTTTAGCAAGTGGCATCTGTTGCTTATTACCAGGAGTAAAAGTCTGGACACGTTTGGCCACTGCATTTTGGTATTGGAGTCACCAAGGAAAACACAACACAGTCAAGTACTAGATGGAACAATGCTTTACTCACATagagaagagacagagcaaggTCAGCTATGTAGTGACCCCATAAGCAGTCCCCATAAACAGCAGGGCCTCCTTGCAGCAGATGCGGGGCAGTTGGCAGCATGCAACCATTTCATGCTGCAGCAGAAGAACCTTTTGCCCTCCCCGCAGAAGAAAGTTATAGCAGTGGGGCTGGCTAGGTGCCATATGATACATATGTTTAAGCAGAACAAGGGAGTACATATTGAGTCTGAAACAGGGAAAGATATTCCCACACAAGGTGATAACTCCAGCATGGTCTGCGAGGACGCTTTATCTCTTGGGAAGGAAGTGTTCTAGGCCCAAGGCCCATTCTTATGTGGCTGAGTAGGGGTTTCAAAGGCCACATGCACAGTACTGCCTTTCCCAACACTAATAATGAATATGTAGAAactgaattaaaaacagaatactATTTACTATccctcaaaagaaaatgaaatacttaggtataaccTCACAAAAAACGCCCAGGGTCTGTATGTGGAAAATTActcaacagttaaaaaaataaaaacaactcaaCTAGGAAATAGGCAAAAAACATGGGGAGACATTTTCCTGCAAAAGACAAACAGATGTCAAACAAGCACATataagatgttcaacatcactaggcattaggtaaatgcaaattaaaaccacagtgatataTCACTGCATACCTATCAACatgactattaaaaaaaacagtgataacattaaatgctggtgagaatgcaaagaaATTGGATCACtcgtacattgctggtgggaatgcaaaatggtacagacatactggaaaacagtttgacagtttcttagaaaactaaacCTGAAACTCATAGGAACCAGCAATTttactcctgggcatttatcttAGAGAAGTGAATATTTATATTCACACAAAAGCCTGTACAACAATGTTTCTAGCAGCTTTATTCAGCGGCTGTTATGAATTAATAGCTGAAAACTGAAACAATCTAGATGCCCTTCAATGGCTGAATGGTTAAAAAACCTTTGATATATACATACCATCGAATTTTACttagcaatgaaaaggaacaaactactgatacacacaacCTCAATAAATCTCCAAAGAATGAtgctgagtggaaaaaaaaaaactcctattCTAAAACTTTACATATTGcacgattccatttatataacattcttggaATGACAAAATTATACAAGTGCAGAACAGATTAGTATTTGCCAGGGATAAGGGgtgaggaggcagggaaggagagaggtgGAATCCTTGTGATGATAATTGTTCTGGATGTGGACTTTGTCAATGTCAATATGCAAGTCTGATAACTGAACTATAGTTTTGCAACATGGTACTATTGGGAAAATTAGGTAAAGCATACATGGGCCTCCCTGTATTTCTTAAAACTGCACATAAATAtactattatcatttaaaaagttatttaaaaacaaaatatagaaaaacgtGTAGACATAAAAATATGTGACATAGTAGGCAGGAGGATAAACTTAGAATCAGAAGATCTAGGTTCGTATCCCCAGTGTACCAGTTTTAGCTATTGTGTCAAATTGGTTATCTGTTTGCAaaacttattttctctttattttaggtACACAGAAAGACTAGATTTTCTCGTCTTTTCTGCAATTAAATGTAGTTACATGATTACATTTGACCAATAATATGTGGGTAAAAGAGATATTAATTACTTGTAGTGGTTGGCCCATAAAATCTGCAGGTGTCAcgctccattttctttccttctccagtAGCTTGCTTCAGAAGAGCACAGCAAATTTGGAAGTAACATTTTGAAGCGGGGGAAAAACATAGAGGAGCCTGTGACCCTGAATTGCCATTTGTAGGACAACTGATGATGGGAACCCAGTTTTGGAATTCACATGAGTGAAACATAAACCATTGCATTAAGCCACAGAGATTTGGGGCAGCCAAGGACATCTTAACTCATATAGTCATTCCTGGCAGCTCTTCAGAAATCAAGCCCAACACTTTTCTGGAACATTCTACTGTCTCTCCTTTTAGATCTGCAGATTCAAGGGGTCAcccatttccttttatttgatGAGGTAATATTAGCAATGTCCTTTGACTTTCACAGAATCACCGCTTTATGACCCTAaaaccaatatttaaaaaattatttataatgccTTCACCTTAttccaagaaaaatataaagtagcTGGCGAAAATGCATACACTAGACCAAAATCAAATAatttagaaacaaatttttgaaaagagGCAATAGTAAGAAACAGAAACAGGAAATTTAAATATCCCCAGAGGTGaggtaaatacacaaatatatttcagaaagaCCTGTATGTTTGCAGATCTCATATTTATTTCTAGCAGCTTACATAATTGGgaaatatgatatattataaGATTTATTTCATGCATTTAATCAGTTGAGTCACATCAAGATTTATTTGGATGCATTTTTTAAACTAGGGTGGAAAGCATGCATGATAGAAGTTGTTCAGGGAAAATACCACTTTCCTGATATTGACACCTGGGGAATTTTTTTCCTGTATGTTCTCCTTGAAAGGtcagtgaataaggaaataaacattttttttttatcgaCCTTGCAGCAAACACTGCCACAAATCAAAGATCATTAAACTTCAAAACTGAAACATTGAAAGAGAATCCTAAGTGTAAATAGACACCcccttcttttcttatttctcatttaCTTTTCTCAGAAATCCTCAACAACAACTGATAATATTTTCCAGAGGCATCACTTAATCTATTGAGAAAGAAATATGATAGAGATCTAGATTGTAATTGGTTTTCTCAGTGATATCAATGCAATTGTAGGTAAATTGCTAGCCATTAATGAATTGGGGAATGCCTCAATAATTCTGAAAATTTTCAGAACAGAAAGCAGACAATACAAAACTGTTCATTGGatcacatacatgcaaatttccTCTGGGTTTTAGGTAAGCAAGttgtgaaaaaaaaagagtaatttaaaTTTGATATGTGGAATGACTTTAGCTACAGAATCGTTGAGGAAGATTACTTGAGACTAGGTCATTTTTCCCAGCGTAAATACAAGTACAATAACTTTTCTAGCAAATttgaataacataaaatttaacatcattATCAAATTTGATAGCataaaaatttcaacattttctGTGTGTAACGTAAAGAACTTGAGATGCACTCCAGTTCCCagtataacatataaaaatgtcaTCCCTTTCATTCCTCCTTTATCcctctttttaatatttctctcGTGATTTGAGGAATTCTGAAATGTGAAACAAGATACTTTTCATGCCCACAAGGGGGACCCTTTGCACCACAGCAGCAGAGTTTACACAGTACAGCTCTTCCTGCTAATACACCATTTGGTTAAAGCCATGGTCTGCCATAAAATACCAGAAAGTCAAGTCATATCCCATCTCCTTGGCCTCACCTGTGAATCCAGGCTGACAGATACAGACATAACCTGAGGCTTCATGGTAGCTGAAAGAAGAAGGCAGTCCAGTGATGCGTCCATATTGTTTCTCTGAGGACAGCTCCACACATTCCCCATTGGACTGGCAGGGGTTACTATTGCATTCATTGATGTCGATCTCACACTGGGCACCTGTGTATCCTGCATGATGAAAATTCAGAGAAGCTGCTAAGTCAAAGGTGTTGAATTGTAGCGCATTTGCCTAAAAGGAGGTTGACTGCTATACTGGCATTGATTTAACAAGTTGATgtgcctgccctcaaggagctggtAAGGGGAATCTGGTAAGAGGAGGCTTAGTGGAAACAAGTACTAGTATCAGTAAAATCACTTAAATAATTTtgaccaaaaaattttaaagaaaaatttgattAATAAGACTTGAAATAAAATTAGATGTCAGTATAACCTGGATTTAACGTGAACATTTTAATGAAAGGCTCCAATTTTTCAAATACTCATTTgtgaatttgtatttaaaaatatttcaatagctGAGAAGTCAGCAAATATCCACAAAACCAAACTAAATTCTCTTAAAACTCAAAGTAAAGGTAAATCCTTATTTCATAACattcaatgaaacagaataagagGTTGTTTTAAATTTGCATGGACTTAGCTGGATTATTTTATTAGGACCAGGAATAAGAACAGTAAAACATGATTTGTCACTTCATagataattaaaacattaaatatcaATGAAAGTTCTCTACTtgaactttttctttgcttttataaatacgagcaactgtaagaaatacatacaGTTCTAGTGTATGTGACTGTTTTAACATAACTGGAACTGTATTATCTGCATTCTTTAGCAACTTGCTTTATTCACTCCCTTGCACAGTCTAGCCATGTTAGTAATATAGATCTAACTCACAATTTTTAACCACTGCCAAGTATTTCAGAATATAGATGTGCCATGCCTTAACCATTGTCTTacagtttaacctttgttttatgtacatttttgCTATTGCAATGTTGCAATTAATATCATtatgagaggtgacagtgtgctggcagccctcgcagccctcgctcgctctggccgcctcctcggcctgggcacccactctggccacgcttgaggagcccttcagcccgccattgcattgtgggagcccctctctgggctggctgagaATGGAGTCGGCTCCCTCAGactgtggggaggtgtggagggacagATGCGTGTGGGAACCGAGGCTGCACGGGCGCTTGCGGGGCTGcgtgagttctgggtgggcgtgggcttgccGGCCCAAAACTCAGAGCGGCCGGCCGGCGCCGCTGCCCACGGCACTGAGGGGCTTAGCatccaggccagcagctgcggagggtacGCAGGagcccccagcagtgccggcacACCAGTGCTGCACTGGAATTCTCaccaggcctcagctgcctcccctcAGGGCAGGGCTCGgaacctgcagcccgccatgcctgagcccccCACAATCCCCCAGGGCTCCTGAGCAGCCCCAGCTTCCAGGATgagtgccaccccctgctccgCGGTGCCGGGTCCCAtcaaccgcccaagggctgagtaGTGCCAGCGCACTGCGCGGGACTggtgggcagctccacctgcggcccctgCATGGGATCCAGTagctgaagccagctgggctcctgagtttaGTAGGGATTtgacctttatgtctagctaagggattgtggatgcaccaatcagcaccctgtgtctagctcaaggtttgtggaTGCCCAATGGGCACTccgtatctagctaatctggtggggacttgaagaatatttatgtctagctaagggattgtaaatacaccaaccagcactctgtgtctagcttaaggtttgtaaacacatcaatcagcaccctgtgtctagcccaaggtttgtggatgcaccaatcggcactctgtatctagctaatctagtgggacttggagaatctttatggctaagggattgtaaatacaccaatcagcactctgtgtctagctcgaGGTTtgaaaatgcaccaatcagtgctctgtcaaaatggaccaatcagctctctgtaaaacagaccaatcggctcgctgtaaaatggaccaatcagcaggatgtgggtggggggggccagataagggaataaaagcaggctgctggagccagcagtggcaacctgctgaGGTCACGTTGTGCACTGTGGAGGCTTTGTGCTTTTGCTTGTTGCAATAACTCTTGCTGTTGCCCactgtttgggtccacactgACTTTATGAGCTGTAGCACTcgccatgaaggtctgcagcttcactcctgagacCGACAAGACCACGAACCCTCCAGGAGGAATAAACAACTCTGgacgggaggaacgaacaactccagacgcggcCAGACGTCCCATCttaagagttgtaacactcactgcaaaggtctgggcttcactcttgaagccagcaagaccacgaacccaccagaaggaagaaactctgaacacgtcCGAACATCAGAAAGAACAGACTTCGGACAccccatctttaagaactgtaacactcactgcgagggtccgtggcttcattcttgaagagTCAATCAGACCAACAACCCACCGATTTCGGACACAATTATACATGGCTGTCTGTGTAAGCGTTTTGAGTTTAACCCTACAGTTTATGCCTAGAGATTGAATTTGTGGGTCATAAgtaatgtacatttttaattttaataaaagctgCCAAACATCTCTAGTTGTGTACCATTTGCACATTACCAGCAGTGGATGATTGTGAATGTGGCTCAAAACGTTTGCCAACGTTTGCTATCaccaaatatataaattttaccaGCTGGTTGGATAAAATATAGTATCTCACTGTTACTTTGGTTTACGTTTTCCCCGGTTAATATTGAGCTGaacattttggggttttttttttttttttttttttttaaccatttcatattttttcatgtttttttcattAGGCTGTTTTCCATATTGATTTGTAAGAGTAtttatatactatgtatactgCTAGCCCCAAAATGTAAATTTAGTAGGATGCACATAGAACACTGATGGTCAATAGGATAGCATCAAATGTTTTGTAACATGGTAAAAGAAAtgtataaagttttttttattttttatttatttatttatatatttttgagacggagtctcactctgtagcccagggtgCAGGgcattggtgtgatcttggctgactgcagcctccgtctgctgggttcaagtgattctcctgcctcagcctcccaagtagctgggattacaggcgtgtgccaccatgcccggctaatttttgcatgtttagtagagacgaagtttcaccatgttggccagtctagtctcgagctcctgaccttaggtgatccacgcgcctcggcctcccaaagtgctaggattacaggcgtgagccacctcatatttttaaagaaacacaatTCAACTTCACAGTCGCCTAAGGCCCTTTGCAATATCATTTAACTCTGCTGAGAAATGTTTTGGAAACAATTTACAGTTGAGAATTATAAAACTTGTAAACTAAATCATAGTATGTCTTTACTTTAAAATCATTCAACAACTTCCCCTTTCACATAGAAAGGAATTCAACATCCTTAACATAACTGTAAAAACTCCCTGCATTCCCACAGCCTTCGTgatgtttttctctcttctagAAAACTCTCCTTCAAGTGTTTTCCTGGCTAACTCTTACTCAGTTTTCAGACTTACTCAGTTTTCAGCAATACAGTTATCTTGTATTGCTTTCTCAGAATAACTTTCCATCATGGGCAGATATAAATAAGATCCCCTTATTTTCTCTCATGCCAcccaattcttttctttcattgctctcattgtaattttaaatatatattgatttgtgtatatggtTTCCTCCCTCAGCAGGCTGTGTGCTTCACAAAACAGAGACtgtgttcattttatttaccACTCCAGGACTGAGCAATATGTAAGCAGTAGACCTTCAATCACTAGTACTACTCAAAGATTGAAAATAACAATTTAGATTATAATCCTAGTTTAGCACATAAACCAGGGAATTGACTATTAATAAGCAAATAATGAGATTGTAATGTGTTTGCTGATTTTGTATTAGTTTTAATAAACACCTAAATGAGATCATATGTTAAATCATAACCACAACATAAATTCTGCAGCTCAACagtgtaataatatattttttacaaaaagacCCTTGGGGCCTTTCTCAACAATCTGAAGAAGAAACttagagtcaaaaagttaaaaaaaaaaaaggaaagtaaaataacaTGTCAGATCAAGACCCAACAATCCTTTGTAGTGACCCCCCCAACAAAGATCATTCAGAGTCTCTTAAACTTGAATGTCTACCTTttgaatattattatttcataCTTAAGATTCTTCAAATACATTAATAGTTTTTACAATAAGTTTTTATTAACTGGTATTTGTTGTGCCACAATGGACTTATTGAAGAAAGGCTGgactattttcaattttcttctcattctaaGACTCGAGACACACATAAGCCAGGTTAGGGAGTAATTTAGAATCATCATAAatccttttttttgcttttctggctcatgcattatctcattccaATCGTGAACATTAGGAAGGTTCTGATTTATAGTCTTGCCAGTCCTGTCCACACCACTGAGGCCCTGTGGGGATTTTATTTGCTGCTTTCTTTAACCATGTATATAAATAGACTCCTTCAGTCAAGACTGTATTCAATAGTTTTAACAAGTTTTTCTATAAAACTctgaacaaataaacaacatgATACTGAGTCACATCCCTGGGGTTCTTATATTATGTTTGTTAACAATTCCAATCACATCTGGGCATCAGGACATCTTTTAAAGTAAGCATTTAAGGTGACTGACACTTCTTGTAATTATTAATTACTTCTGAAATGAGGATCCTAGGCAGTTATAGCAGTGGATTCTTGCCATTGTGTTCTGTGGCAGTGAAGTCATGAGCTGAAGAAATGGTCTCCTTTTCTTAGATATAGAGTAGTTTGTAGTGTTAACTTTTATCTTTGTATACAACAGCAAGATAGGTTACAAGGGTATTCAGGATGTTCTATCTAGGCAAAATTACCATCCATGCAGTAACCCAAGGCAGAAACCCAGAGGCAGAACTGTCCTAAACCTGTGCCCTTTTCTCACTCCCCACATCATTTCCAGCTCCTACGTGACTCTCAGGACTACCCCTCGCCCCGACCTCAACCACTA includes these proteins:
- the LOC117976651 gene encoding LOW QUALITY PROTEIN: small ribosomal subunit protein bS21m-like (The sequence of the model RefSeq protein was modified relative to this genomic sequence to represent the inferred CDS: substituted 2 bases at 2 genomic stop codons) — encoded protein: MAKHLKFITRTVMVXERNVEGAXRTLNRILTTDGLTEDIKFQRYYEKPCGRRQRESYEKCRRIYSMEMAHKINFLMRKNQADPWVGC